The Amycolatopsis mongoliensis genome includes a window with the following:
- a CDS encoding FtsX-like permease family protein yields MIRRWTADLALGMRLALGGGGARTALVRLTLTAVGVGLGVAVLLTATSVPNLLAARDDRASARVLAPGAAAAGVDPVYAVTRNDEFRGRGLQGYLVQATGSRPPAAPGVDRLPGPGEMVLSPALADLLRSPGGELLRPRFSARVVGTIGDAGLTGPNELFFYVGSGTVAQQPDATLVSRFGHESSRRPLSSLELLLVVVGATTCLVPVFVFVVTSTRLAAAARDRRLAALRLVGADRGQVHRIAAGEALLGSLAGLVLGVAVFQLIRVLVPRITVDAFRGGLFGTDVVPDWRLGIPALLALPVLACAAAVFALRPVVIEPLGVERRGTRARRKLAWRLFPAVTGVVLLLTGLGGNGADNPSVIVGVVFVLTAVPLVLPWVVERVAGLLGGGSPAWLLAVRRLQLDSATAARLVSGVAVVLAGSIALQGVYDRTEFERPAPQDIRVLASYYATSVADGEAFTATLHALPGLGGVPVRTGALIETASGERTSIVVESCPQLRARAGIADCRDGDVYAATTRSSSVPATGDHVWFSEVRRAHRADVPQWTVPEVHRVPAYGEDAPELIVTPAALATASGVGLTVSATLPDADADQVERVRNVVGWNGSVSSLGTGQDGTSALITRVLSAGSVLVLLFVAASLLVAAWEQLRERRRSLAALAANGVGRGVLARSLVWQLAIPVAVAVVVAVPAGLGLDWLVLTFVAHRPMTADVPSIALLTATAIAAVLFVTALTLPALWRTTNLENLREE; encoded by the coding sequence ATGATCCGGCGCTGGACGGCCGACCTCGCGCTCGGGATGCGCCTCGCGCTGGGCGGCGGCGGGGCGCGGACCGCCCTGGTGCGGCTCACCCTGACGGCGGTCGGCGTCGGCCTCGGCGTCGCGGTCCTGCTCACCGCGACGTCGGTGCCGAACCTGCTCGCCGCCCGGGACGACCGGGCGAGCGCGCGGGTTCTCGCCCCGGGCGCCGCCGCCGCGGGCGTCGACCCGGTCTACGCGGTCACCCGTAACGACGAGTTCCGCGGCCGCGGCCTGCAGGGCTACCTCGTGCAAGCGACCGGATCGCGGCCGCCCGCCGCGCCGGGCGTCGACCGGCTCCCGGGGCCGGGGGAGATGGTGCTTTCCCCGGCGCTGGCGGACCTGCTGCGCTCACCCGGCGGCGAGCTGCTGCGGCCACGGTTCTCCGCGCGCGTGGTCGGCACGATCGGCGACGCCGGGCTGACCGGCCCGAACGAGCTCTTCTTCTACGTCGGCTCCGGGACCGTCGCGCAGCAGCCGGACGCCACCCTGGTGAGCCGGTTCGGCCACGAATCCTCCCGCCGCCCCCTGTCCTCGCTCGAACTGCTGCTGGTCGTGGTCGGCGCGACGACCTGCCTGGTGCCGGTCTTCGTCTTCGTCGTCACCAGCACGCGGCTCGCGGCGGCGGCCCGGGACCGGCGGCTCGCCGCGCTGCGGCTGGTCGGCGCGGACCGCGGTCAGGTGCACCGGATCGCGGCCGGCGAGGCGCTGCTCGGCTCGCTCGCCGGCCTGGTCCTCGGCGTCGCGGTGTTCCAGCTCATCCGCGTGCTCGTCCCGCGGATCACCGTGGACGCCTTCCGCGGCGGCCTCTTCGGCACCGACGTCGTCCCCGACTGGCGGCTCGGGATTCCGGCCCTGCTGGCCCTGCCGGTGCTGGCGTGCGCGGCGGCGGTGTTCGCGCTGCGGCCGGTCGTCATCGAGCCGCTGGGCGTCGAGCGGCGGGGGACGCGGGCCCGGCGGAAGCTGGCGTGGCGCCTGTTCCCCGCGGTGACGGGCGTGGTGCTGCTGCTCACCGGCCTGGGCGGCAACGGCGCCGACAACCCCTCCGTCATCGTCGGGGTGGTCTTCGTCCTCACGGCCGTTCCCCTCGTGCTGCCGTGGGTGGTCGAGCGGGTCGCGGGCCTGCTCGGCGGCGGTTCGCCGGCCTGGCTGCTGGCCGTCCGCAGGCTCCAGCTGGACAGCGCGACGGCGGCACGCCTGGTCAGCGGGGTCGCCGTGGTGCTGGCCGGATCCATTGCGCTGCAAGGCGTCTACGACCGGACCGAATTCGAACGCCCGGCGCCGCAGGACATCCGCGTGCTCGCGAGCTACTACGCCACGAGCGTCGCGGACGGCGAGGCGTTCACCGCCACCCTCCACGCGCTGCCCGGGCTGGGCGGCGTGCCGGTGCGGACCGGTGCCCTGATCGAGACCGCGTCGGGCGAGCGCACCTCGATCGTCGTCGAGAGCTGTCCGCAGCTTCGGGCGCGCGCCGGGATCGCGGACTGCCGCGACGGCGACGTCTACGCCGCGACGACCCGGAGCAGCTCCGTTCCCGCGACCGGGGACCACGTGTGGTTCTCCGAAGTCCGCCGGGCCCACCGCGCCGACGTTCCCCAGTGGACGGTGCCGGAAGTGCACCGCGTGCCGGCGTACGGGGAGGACGCGCCGGAGCTGATCGTCACCCCGGCCGCGCTGGCGACGGCGTCGGGCGTCGGGCTGACGGTGTCCGCGACGCTGCCCGACGCCGACGCGGATCAGGTGGAGCGGGTCCGGAACGTGGTGGGCTGGAACGGATCCGTGAGCTCGCTCGGCACCGGGCAGGACGGCACCTCCGCGCTGATCACCCGGGTGCTCTCGGCCGGTTCGGTGCTGGTGCTGCTGTTCGTCGCGGCCAGCCTGCTCGTCGCCGCGTGGGAGCAGCTGCGCGAACGGCGGCGCAGCCTCGCCGCGCTGGCGGCGAACGGCGTCGGGCGCGGCGTGCTCGCCCGGTCGCTGGTGTGGCAGCTGGCGATCCCGGTGGCGGTGGCGGTGGTCGTCGCCGTACCGGCCGGGCTCGGCCTCGACTGGCTGGTGCTCACGTTCGTGGCGCACCGTCCGATGACGGCGGACGTGCCGTCGATCGCGCTCCTGACGGCGACCGCGATCGCGGCGGTACTGTTCGTCACCGCGTTGACACTGCCCGCGTTGTGGCGCACGACGAACCTGGAGAATTTGCGCGAAGAATGA
- a CDS encoding PadR family transcriptional regulator, which produces MSIGHTLLGLLENGPRHGYDLKRAYDDRFGHDRRVHYGQVYSTLARLLKQGLVEADGIEAGGGPERKRYAITEAGVADVGTWLATPEKPEAYLQNTLYTKVVLALLSGRPAADVLDVQRSAHLDAMRELTRRKTGGDLVDQLVCDHALFHLEADLRWLELTAARLDQLAKEIA; this is translated from the coding sequence ATGTCGATCGGACACACGCTGCTCGGGCTGCTGGAGAACGGCCCCCGGCACGGCTACGACCTCAAACGCGCCTACGACGACCGGTTCGGGCACGACCGCCGCGTCCACTACGGCCAGGTCTATTCGACCCTGGCCCGGCTGCTGAAGCAGGGACTCGTCGAGGCCGACGGGATCGAGGCGGGCGGCGGCCCCGAGCGGAAGCGCTACGCGATCACCGAGGCCGGGGTCGCCGACGTCGGCACCTGGCTGGCGACCCCGGAGAAGCCGGAGGCCTACCTGCAGAACACCCTCTACACCAAGGTGGTGCTCGCGCTGCTCTCCGGCCGCCCCGCCGCCGACGTCCTCGACGTCCAGCGCTCGGCCCACCTCGACGCCATGCGCGAGCTGACCCGGCGCAAGACCGGGGGCGACCTCGTCGACCAGCTGGTCTGCGACCACGCGCTGTTCCACCTGGAGGCCGACCTCCGCTGGCTGGAGCTGACCGCGGCCCGGCTCGACCAGCTGGCGAAGGAGATCGCGTGA
- a CDS encoding TetR/AcrR family transcriptional regulator encodes MVKNRSETREHIVETAARLLDGEGAAALTIRAVAQAAGLQAPAIYRFFEDKDALLDAVAEHVFTAYVAGKAVADDGDPVADLRAGWDAHIGFGLANSALFGLLVTPGRPSPAAEAGLAVLRARVHRIAETGRLRVPESLAVELVHAAGTGTVLALLGRPPADRDPGLAEAMYEAVLARILTDAPAPPAVSPAPAKLTGAERALLAEWLDRG; translated from the coding sequence ATGGTGAAGAACCGGAGCGAGACGCGGGAGCACATCGTCGAGACCGCCGCGCGGCTGCTCGACGGCGAAGGCGCGGCCGCGCTCACCATCCGCGCGGTCGCCCAGGCCGCCGGCCTGCAGGCGCCGGCGATCTACCGGTTCTTCGAGGACAAGGACGCGCTGCTCGACGCCGTCGCCGAGCACGTCTTCACCGCCTACGTGGCCGGCAAGGCGGTCGCGGACGACGGCGACCCGGTCGCCGACCTCCGCGCCGGCTGGGACGCGCACATCGGCTTCGGCCTGGCCAACTCGGCGCTGTTCGGCCTGCTCGTGACGCCGGGGCGGCCGTCCCCGGCGGCCGAGGCGGGGCTGGCGGTCCTGCGTGCCCGGGTGCACCGCATCGCGGAGACCGGCCGGCTGCGCGTGCCCGAGTCCCTCGCGGTCGAACTGGTCCACGCCGCCGGCACGGGCACCGTGCTCGCCCTGCTGGGCCGGCCCCCGGCGGACCGCGACCCGGGCCTCGCCGAGGCGATGTACGAAGCCGTGCTGGCCCGGATCCTCACCGACGCGCCGGCACCGCCCGCCGTCTCACCGGCGCCGGCGAAGCTCACCGGCGCCGAGCGCGCGCTGCTCGCGGAGTGGCTGGACCGCGGTTGA
- a CDS encoding PQQ-dependent sugar dehydrogenase encodes MVVPLAGALAVAVATPAAAVPTGFADTVAIGGLTSPTAAAFAPDGRVFVAEKSGLVKVFDSLADPTATVFADLRTPTQDFWDRGLLGLAVDPAFPARPYVYVSYTLDALPGGAAPQWGDTCPTPPGATDQGCVVTGRVSQLTMGPAGTAVSEKPLVTGWCQQFPSHSVGALAFGPDGALYAGGGDGASFNFADYGQVGNPCADPPSPAGTNLAPPNAEGGALRSQSVRRAAGQPVLLNGTLLRIDPDTGEGLPGNPFASSSDANARRVIAYGARNQFRFGFRPGTSELWAGDVGWDTWEEINRVANAEDAVAENFGWPCFEGTARQAGYDGANLDRCESLYTAGGQTAPFYTYNHNAKVVAGDPCPTGGSSISGIAFESGSNYPAAYAGALFFADSSRGCIWAMQTANGQPSPSRLVPFVTGANTPVQVLTGPGGDLFYVALGSGELRRVSYPGGTNRPPVASATATPSSGPAPLTVRFDGTGSTDPDAGDTLTYAWDLDADGAYDDSTAPDPTWTYTTAAAVDAGLRVTDSHGATATTTVRVTVGNPAGLDPVPVIDAPAPALTWSVGQTVAFSGRAIDAQDGELPPSALSWRLAIRHCAANGTCHTHNVQDFPGVASGTFVAPDHEHPSYLQLTLTATDSTGRTGSKTVDLQPKTVTLDFTSSPNQALLTVGGTQQRTPFSRTVIAGSTNSISADSPQNLPPLNLKYAFTSWAHGGARTQNIVAPATSATYQAKYRLCWLLQPC; translated from the coding sequence ATCGTCGTGCCGCTCGCCGGCGCCCTCGCGGTGGCCGTCGCCACGCCCGCCGCGGCCGTGCCCACCGGGTTCGCCGACACGGTCGCGATCGGCGGCCTGACCTCGCCGACCGCCGCGGCGTTCGCGCCCGACGGCCGGGTCTTCGTCGCCGAGAAAAGCGGCCTGGTCAAGGTCTTCGACTCCCTCGCCGACCCGACCGCGACGGTGTTCGCCGACCTGCGGACCCCGACCCAGGACTTCTGGGACCGCGGCCTGCTCGGCCTGGCCGTCGACCCCGCGTTCCCCGCCCGGCCCTACGTCTACGTCTCCTACACGCTCGACGCCTTGCCCGGCGGCGCCGCGCCGCAGTGGGGCGACACCTGCCCGACGCCGCCGGGCGCGACCGACCAGGGCTGCGTCGTCACCGGCCGGGTCTCCCAGCTCACCATGGGCCCGGCCGGCACCGCCGTCAGCGAGAAGCCCCTCGTCACCGGCTGGTGCCAGCAGTTCCCCAGCCATTCGGTGGGCGCGCTGGCCTTCGGCCCGGACGGCGCCCTGTACGCGGGCGGCGGCGACGGCGCCAGCTTCAACTTCGCCGACTACGGCCAGGTCGGAAACCCCTGCGCCGACCCGCCTTCGCCGGCCGGCACGAACCTCGCCCCGCCGAACGCCGAAGGCGGCGCGCTGCGTTCGCAGTCCGTGCGGCGCGCGGCCGGGCAGCCGGTGCTGCTCAACGGCACGCTCCTGCGCATCGACCCCGACACCGGCGAAGGTCTGCCGGGCAACCCCTTCGCGAGCAGTTCCGACGCCAACGCCCGGCGCGTGATCGCCTACGGCGCCCGCAACCAGTTCCGCTTCGGGTTCCGGCCCGGGACGAGCGAGCTGTGGGCCGGGGACGTCGGCTGGGACACCTGGGAGGAGATCAACCGCGTCGCGAACGCCGAGGACGCCGTGGCGGAGAACTTCGGCTGGCCCTGCTTCGAAGGCACCGCGCGGCAAGCCGGCTACGACGGCGCGAACCTCGACCGCTGCGAATCGCTCTACACCGCAGGCGGGCAGACCGCGCCGTTCTACACCTACAACCACAACGCCAAGGTCGTCGCGGGCGACCCGTGTCCCACCGGCGGCTCGTCGATCAGCGGGATCGCCTTCGAGTCCGGCAGCAACTACCCCGCCGCGTACGCCGGCGCGCTCTTCTTCGCCGACTCCTCACGCGGCTGCATCTGGGCGATGCAGACGGCGAACGGCCAACCCAGCCCCAGCCGCCTGGTCCCGTTCGTGACCGGGGCGAACACCCCCGTGCAGGTGCTGACCGGTCCCGGCGGCGACCTCTTCTACGTCGCACTGGGCAGTGGTGAACTGCGTCGCGTGAGCTACCCGGGCGGCACCAACCGGCCGCCGGTCGCGTCGGCCACGGCGACGCCGTCGAGCGGGCCGGCCCCGCTGACCGTCCGGTTCGACGGCACCGGGTCCACCGACCCGGACGCCGGCGACACCCTGACCTACGCCTGGGACCTCGACGCCGACGGCGCGTACGACGACTCGACGGCCCCGGACCCGACCTGGACGTACACCACGGCGGCCGCGGTCGACGCCGGCCTGCGGGTGACGGACTCCCACGGCGCGACGGCCACCACGACGGTCCGGGTGACCGTCGGGAACCCGGCCGGCCTGGACCCGGTGCCGGTCATCGACGCCCCCGCACCCGCACTGACCTGGTCGGTGGGCCAGACCGTGGCGTTCTCCGGGCGGGCGATCGACGCCCAGGACGGCGAGCTGCCGCCCTCGGCGCTGTCCTGGCGGCTCGCGATCCGGCACTGCGCGGCCAACGGCACCTGCCACACGCACAACGTCCAGGACTTCCCGGGCGTCGCTTCGGGCACGTTCGTCGCGCCGGACCACGAGCACCCGTCGTACCTTCAGCTCACCTTGACGGCGACGGACTCGACCGGCCGGACCGGCTCGAAGACCGTCGACCTGCAGCCGAAGACGGTGACGCTGGACTTCACCTCGAGCCCGAACCAGGCGCTGCTCACCGTCGGCGGAACGCAACAGCGCACGCCGTTCTCGCGGACGGTGATCGCCGGTTCGACCAACTCGATCAGCGCGGACAGCCCGCAGAACCTGCCGCCGCTCAACCTGAAGTACGCCTTCACCAGCTGGGCGCACGGCGGGGCGCGGACGCAGAACATCGTCGCCCCGGCGACTTCCGCGACCTACCAGGCGAAGTACCGGCTCTGCTGGCTGCTGCAACCCTGCTGA
- a CDS encoding sigma-70 family RNA polymerase sigma factor: protein MTEVAPAVAGTTDVPSDAVLIQAVRGGDIAAYGQLYDRHLVAARRVAAAIASDAAERDDLIAEGFTRVLRILRTGEGPDEEFRPYLLTTIRNTMISWRRRDSAVSLVAEVPDVLPGEGSDEPVDSRLHGTVAADAFASLPKRWRTVLWRTEIEGESPARIAEDLGMTPNGVAALAYRAREGLRQAYLDQHVPAARRRNCRIVSGQLARWVRDGVGDHKAHRITTHLDRCADCRKLATGLRELNAELPAAVAPLILGIPVATHWLTATGSLASSGAATSTGASVLSWATAAKVAAASAALVTTVTIGASTSDSTPPAAPGADGATEQPVPNRPAAGVPAGGDQRPTSGAQLTSAPPAPESSAVETAAGEQTGASGTGGTATNDKQAAKESKQAAKESKQAAKESKQAAKESKKAGKTTQPGG, encoded by the coding sequence GTGACCGAGGTGGCACCGGCGGTGGCCGGGACGACGGACGTCCCGAGCGACGCGGTCTTGATCCAGGCAGTGCGCGGCGGGGACATCGCCGCGTACGGCCAGCTCTACGACCGGCACCTGGTCGCGGCCCGCCGGGTGGCGGCCGCGATCGCCTCGGACGCGGCGGAGCGGGACGACCTCATCGCCGAAGGATTCACCCGCGTACTGCGGATTCTGCGCACGGGCGAGGGCCCGGACGAGGAATTCCGGCCTTATCTGCTGACGACCATCCGGAACACGATGATCAGCTGGCGCCGGCGCGACTCGGCGGTCTCACTGGTCGCCGAGGTGCCGGACGTCCTGCCGGGCGAGGGCAGCGACGAGCCGGTGGACAGCCGGCTGCACGGCACCGTCGCCGCGGACGCGTTCGCGAGCCTGCCCAAGCGGTGGCGGACGGTGCTGTGGCGGACCGAGATCGAGGGCGAGTCGCCCGCCCGGATCGCCGAGGACCTCGGGATGACGCCGAACGGCGTCGCCGCGCTGGCCTACCGCGCCCGGGAAGGGCTGCGGCAGGCGTACTTGGACCAGCACGTCCCCGCGGCCCGGCGGCGCAACTGCCGGATCGTCTCCGGGCAGCTCGCCCGCTGGGTGCGCGACGGCGTCGGAGACCACAAGGCACACCGGATCACGACCCACCTGGACCGCTGCGCGGACTGCCGGAAGCTGGCCACCGGCCTCCGGGAGCTCAACGCGGAGCTGCCCGCCGCCGTCGCCCCGCTCATCCTGGGCATCCCGGTGGCGACGCACTGGCTGACCGCCACCGGATCGCTCGCCTCCTCCGGGGCGGCCACTAGCACCGGTGCCTCGGTTCTGTCGTGGGCCACGGCGGCGAAGGTGGCCGCCGCGAGCGCGGCGCTGGTCACGACGGTGACCATCGGCGCGAGCACGTCCGACAGCACGCCACCCGCGGCCCCGGGTGCGGATGGCGCGACGGAACAACCGGTCCCGAACCGGCCCGCGGCGGGGGTCCCGGCCGGCGGCGACCAGCGGCCCACCTCCGGCGCGCAGCTCACGTCGGCTCCGCCCGCGCCGGAGTCGTCCGCGGTGGAGACGGCGGCCGGGGAGCAGACGGGGGCTTCCGGAACCGGCGGCACGGCCACGAACGACAAGCAAGCCGCGAAAGAGTCGAAGCAAGCCGCGAAGGAGTCCAAGCAAGCGGCGAAGGAGTCGAAGCAAGCGGCGAAGGAGTCGAAGAAGGCGGGAAAGACGACGCAGCCCGGAGGGTGA
- a CDS encoding ABC transporter ATP-binding protein: MSAAGEVLLEAAGVRKAYGATDALTSASLRVRAGEVVALMGPSGAGKSTLLHCLAGIVRPDGGAVRYRGADLAALTDRARSALRRTDFGFVFQFGRLVPELTCLENVALPLRLNGERGRVAARRAREMLAELDLADVAGKRPGEVSGGQGQRVAMARALVTGPRVVFADEPTGALDSLNGEQVMQLLTTAARVRDAAVVLVTHEPRVAAYSDREVVVRDGRTRELEVTG; the protein is encoded by the coding sequence GTGAGCGCCGCCGGGGAAGTCCTGCTGGAGGCCGCCGGGGTCCGGAAGGCGTACGGGGCCACCGACGCGCTGACGTCGGCGAGCCTGCGGGTGCGCGCGGGCGAGGTCGTGGCGCTGATGGGGCCGTCCGGGGCGGGGAAGTCGACGCTCCTGCACTGCCTGGCCGGGATCGTCCGGCCGGACGGCGGCGCGGTCCGCTACCGCGGCGCGGACCTCGCGGCGCTGACCGACCGCGCGCGCTCGGCGTTGCGCCGCACGGACTTCGGGTTCGTCTTCCAGTTCGGCCGGCTCGTCCCGGAGCTGACCTGCCTGGAGAACGTGGCCCTGCCGCTGCGGCTGAACGGCGAGCGCGGCCGGGTGGCGGCCCGGCGGGCGCGCGAGATGCTCGCGGAGCTCGACCTCGCCGACGTGGCGGGCAAGCGGCCGGGCGAGGTGTCGGGCGGGCAGGGCCAGCGGGTCGCGATGGCCCGCGCGCTCGTGACCGGCCCGCGCGTCGTCTTCGCCGACGAGCCGACGGGCGCCCTGGACTCGCTCAACGGCGAGCAGGTGATGCAGCTGCTGACCACCGCGGCCCGGGTGCGGGACGCGGCGGTCGTCCTGGTGACGCACGAACCCCGTGTCGCGGCGTACTCCGACCGCGAGGTCGTCGTGCGCGACGGGCGGACGCGGGAACTCGAGGTGACCGGATGA
- a CDS encoding alpha/beta hydrolase domain-containing protein, with product MRRVVCLLLTLLLPAIVGTGVAAAAPAPAVTAIPANAGRGWPVSGAQGVLDLAGRGYVEQEYLLSGQAETYAQDGRWTDDGRWATHVATTGNPYTTRMVVVRPRDPARFTGTVVVEWLNVSFGVDIPVDFSQSYEHFLREGYTYVGVTTQKAGADKLKSLDPVRYGTVDLSSDALSYDVFSQAAQAVRTHPELLGGRTPAVVLGTGHSQSALRLTTYANAVQPVRKSYDGLMIHGRATLAAPIGDGVVGPLSARIRTDLDAPVFVLQSETDVVASASVRQDTARVRTWEVAGTAHADQYGLDLYNAANARDRSINDGAPTTCDKPVNSMTFRYAENAAFAHLDRWARGGAAPPAAPPISLLLGLFIRRDADQNALGGIRLPDLDAPVAAYAPDNSGGNVAGACLLLGTTTPLSAARIRQLHPDHAAYVAKFTAAADRALGAGYLLPADHDEAVARAQAAPVP from the coding sequence TTGCGCAGAGTCGTCTGCCTGCTGCTGACCTTGCTCCTTCCGGCCATCGTGGGCACCGGCGTGGCCGCGGCCGCCCCCGCGCCCGCGGTGACGGCGATCCCCGCGAACGCCGGCAGAGGCTGGCCGGTGAGCGGCGCCCAAGGCGTCCTCGACCTCGCCGGCCGCGGGTACGTCGAGCAGGAGTATCTTCTGTCCGGCCAAGCCGAAACGTACGCCCAGGACGGCCGGTGGACCGACGACGGCCGCTGGGCCACGCACGTCGCCACCACCGGAAACCCCTACACCACGCGGATGGTCGTGGTGCGGCCCCGTGACCCGGCGCGGTTCACCGGCACCGTCGTGGTCGAGTGGCTGAACGTCAGCTTCGGCGTCGACATCCCGGTCGATTTCTCCCAGTCGTACGAACACTTCCTGCGGGAGGGCTACACCTACGTCGGCGTGACGACGCAGAAAGCCGGAGCCGACAAGCTGAAGAGCCTCGACCCCGTCCGGTACGGCACCGTGGACCTGAGCTCCGACGCGCTCTCGTACGACGTGTTTTCGCAGGCCGCACAGGCGGTCCGGACGCACCCGGAGCTGCTGGGCGGCCGGACGCCGGCGGTCGTGCTCGGCACCGGGCACTCGCAGTCCGCGCTGCGGCTGACCACCTATGCGAACGCTGTTCAGCCGGTGCGCAAGAGCTACGACGGCCTCATGATCCACGGCCGGGCGACCCTGGCGGCCCCGATCGGCGACGGCGTCGTCGGTCCGCTGTCCGCCCGCATCCGCACCGACCTCGACGCCCCGGTGTTCGTCCTGCAGTCGGAGACGGACGTCGTCGCGTCGGCCTCGGTCCGGCAGGACACCGCCCGCGTGCGGACCTGGGAGGTCGCGGGCACGGCGCACGCCGACCAGTACGGGCTGGACCTCTACAACGCGGCCAACGCCCGTGACCGGTCGATCAACGACGGCGCGCCCACGACGTGCGACAAGCCGGTGAACAGCATGACGTTCCGGTACGCGGAGAACGCGGCGTTCGCACACCTGGACCGGTGGGCCCGCGGCGGCGCGGCCCCACCGGCCGCGCCGCCGATCTCCCTGCTGCTGGGCCTGTTCATCCGCCGCGACGCCGACCAGAACGCCCTCGGCGGCATCCGCCTGCCCGACCTCGACGCACCGGTGGCCGCCTACGCGCCCGACAACAGCGGCGGCAACGTGGCGGGCGCGTGCCTGCTGCTCGGCACGACGACACCGTTGTCAGCGGCGCGGATCCGGCAGCTCCACCCGGACCACGCCGCGTACGTCGCGAAGTTCACCGCCGCGGCGGACCGGGCACTCGGCGCCGGCTACCTCCTCCCCGCCGACCACGACGAAGCCGTCGCCCGCGCCCAGGCCGCTCCCGTCCCGTGA
- a CDS encoding NAD(P)H-binding protein has translation MIVITGGTGKLGSQVVEQLLRRVPAGEVGVSVREPGKAAGLAERGVRVRRGDFADPDSLADAFEGATQVLVVSTDASGEAALRHHVAAIDAARDAGAKRVLYTSHQAAADDSLFAPMPDHAATERHLAAAGPAFTALRNGFYAATVPLLLGPARETGELVAPADGPVSWTAHADLAEAAAVVLADEGRFDGPTPPLTAPVALDLEDVAGLLGELTGRTIRRVVADDDEWVAGLTAHGVPAAQAAMLLGMFRAARRGEFATTGPDLEELLGRPATPLRSILG, from the coding sequence ATGATCGTGATCACCGGCGGAACCGGCAAGCTCGGCTCCCAGGTCGTCGAGCAGTTGCTTCGGCGCGTCCCGGCCGGCGAGGTCGGCGTCAGCGTCCGCGAGCCCGGGAAGGCGGCCGGGCTCGCCGAGCGCGGCGTCCGCGTGCGACGCGGCGACTTCGCCGACCCGGACTCGCTCGCCGACGCGTTCGAAGGCGCGACGCAGGTCCTCGTCGTCTCGACGGACGCCTCGGGCGAGGCGGCCCTGCGGCACCACGTCGCGGCGATCGACGCCGCGCGGGACGCCGGCGCCAAGCGCGTGCTCTACACGAGCCACCAGGCCGCGGCCGACGACTCGCTCTTCGCACCGATGCCCGACCACGCCGCGACCGAACGTCACCTGGCGGCGGCGGGCCCGGCGTTCACCGCGCTGCGCAACGGTTTCTACGCCGCCACTGTCCCGCTGCTGCTCGGGCCGGCGCGGGAAACCGGCGAACTGGTCGCCCCGGCCGACGGGCCCGTGTCGTGGACCGCGCACGCCGATCTCGCCGAAGCCGCGGCGGTCGTTCTCGCCGACGAGGGCCGGTTCGACGGGCCGACGCCGCCGCTGACCGCACCCGTCGCCCTCGACCTGGAGGACGTCGCGGGTCTCCTCGGCGAACTCACCGGACGCACGATCCGCCGCGTGGTCGCCGACGACGACGAGTGGGTGGCGGGCCTGACCGCGCACGGCGTCCCGGCAGCCCAGGCCGCGATGCTGCTCGGCATGTTCCGCGCCGCGCGCCGGGGCGAGTTCGCCACCACCGGTCCCGACCTCGAAGAGCTGCTCGGACGGCCGGCCACACCCCTGCGGTCCATCCTCGGCTGA